In Daucus carota subsp. sativus chromosome 4, DH1 v3.0, whole genome shotgun sequence, one DNA window encodes the following:
- the LOC108217501 gene encoding ABC transporter G family member 9 has translation MEEKTDVESQTQESSSALLFNRNLPVTLKFKDVVYKIKIQKLGGIFKKQQKSEEKIILNGITGSVFPGEMLAMLGPSGSGKTTLLTALGGRLGGKLSGTITFNGKPFSNSMKRNTGFVTQDDVMYPHLTVTETLVYTALLRLPGSITKEEKVTHAQAVITQLGLTKCKNSIIGDALLRGVSGGERKRVSIGQEMLINPSVLFLDEPTSGLDSTTAQRIVSTLWDLANGGRTVVMTIHQPSSRLFYMFHKVLLLSEGNTMYYGKGEEALDYFSSIGYAPSVTMNPSDFLLDLANGIVSGDSGEDQSTTKQALISAFRSNKAENVKAEMQQSSDGHMQIVPDDKKFARWSTSWWQQFTVLLSRGLKERKHDSFSGLKIGQVLIVSFLTGLLWWKSDITHIQDETGLLFFYAGFWGFYPLFQAIFTFPQERMMLEKERASGMYRLSSYFMSRVVGDLPMELVLPTVFIIITYWMAGLKRTSKNFFLTLFSLLYNVLVSQGLGLAIGALVMDQKSATILGSVIMLSFLLAGGYYVQHVPAFISWIKYISTSNYTYKLLLISQYNSKDTYPCGEDKTCFVRDFPNVKTIGLNGKAVAVVALGIMLIGYRLIAYLALMRIGTKK, from the exons ATGGAGGAGAAGACCGATGTGGAATCACAAACACAAGAATCCTCCTCCGCTTTGCTTTTCAATCGAAATCTTCCCGTTACTTTGAAG TTTAAGGATGTTGTCTACAAGATTAAAATCCAGAAATTAGGAGGAATTTTCAAGAAGCAGCAAAAATCTGAGGAGAAAATTATCTTAAATGGAATCACAGGCTCTGTGTTTCCGGGTGAAATGCTGGCAATGCTAGGCCCTTCAGGCAGTGGCAAAACAACTCTCTTAACTGCATTGGGGGGTCGACTTGGCGGAAAACTCAGTGGGACTATAACCTTTAATGGCAAGCCTTTTTCAAATTCGATGAAACGAAATACTGGATTTGTGACACAAGATGATGTTATGTACCCACACCTAACTGTAACTGAGACACTCGTTTATACTGCTCTTCTCCGGTTGCCTGGTAGTATCACCAAAGAGGAGAAGGTAACACATGCACAAGCTGTTATTACTCAGCTCGGGTTAACTAAGTGCAAAAACAGCATTATAGGAGATGCACTACTTAGAGGAGTATCCGGGGGAGAACGTAAGAGGGTCAGCATTGGACAAGAAATGCTTATAAATCCAAGTGTACTTTTTCTTGATGAGCCAACGTCAGGTCTTGATTCGACCACAGCTCAAAGAATTGTATCTACATTATGGGATTTGGCGAATGGAGGAAGAACTGTGGTGATGACAATCCACCAACCTTCAAGCAGATTGTTTTACATGTTTCACAAAGTGTTGCTGCTATCTGAAGGCAACACTATGTATTACGGTAAGGGAGAAGAAGCTCTGGATTACTTCTCGAGCATTGGATATGCCCCATCAGTTACTATGAACCCTTCGGATTTCTTGTTAGATCTAGCAAATG GAATTGTATCAGGAGATTCAGGGGAGGATCAGAGTACGACGAAACAGGCCTTAATTTCTGCTTTCAGGAGTAATAAAGCTGAAAATGTGAAAGCAGAAATGCAACAATCTTCTGATGGTCACATGCAAATTGTTCCCGATGATAAAAAGTTTGCTAGGTGGAGCACAAGTTGGTGGCAGCAATTCACCGTGTTGCTCAGTAGAGggttgaaagaaagaaaacaTGATTCATTTTCAGGTCTTAAGATAGGGCAGGTGCTTATTGTATCTTTTCTCACTGGATTGCTTTGGTGGAAATCTGATATAACTCACATACAAGATGAG ACTGggcttcttttcttttatgcTGGCTTCTGGGGCTTTTATCCTCTTTTCCAAGCTATTTTTACATTTCCACAAGAAAGAATGATGCTTGAAAAAGAGAGGGCTTCAGGAATGTACAGACTCTCATCGTATTTCATGTCCCGAGTTGTAGGCGACCTCCCCATGGAGCTTGTACTCCCAACTGTTTTCATCATCATAACTTACTGGATGGCCGGCCTGAAGCGAACCTCAAAAAATTTCTTCCTGACCTTATTTTCACTATTATACAATGTACTGGTTTCTCAGGGCCTCGGGCTGGCAATTGGAGCTCTGGTGATGGATCAGAAATCAGCAACGATCCTCGGGTCAGTTATAATGCTGTCATTCCTTCTAGCTGGTGGATACTATGTTCAGCACGTTCCAGCTTTCATTTCATGGATCAAGTACATTTCGACTAGCAATTACACGTACAAGCTCTTACTAATATCACAATACAATTCGAAAGATACCTACCCCTGTGGAGAGGACAAAACCTGTTTTGTCCGAGATTTTCCAAATGTAAAGACCATAGGCCTCAACGGCAAGGCTGTTGCAGTGGTAGCATTGGGCATAATGCTTATTGGTTACAGGCTCATAGCGTATCTTGCCCTCATGAGGATCGGAACCAAAAAATAG
- the LOC108217835 gene encoding NAC transcription factor 25, with product MESTDSSTASRKQQPQLPPGFRFHPTDEELVVHYLKNKVDAAPLPAAIIAEIDLYKFDPWELPAKACFGEQEWYFFTPRDRKYPNGARPNRAATSGYWKATGTDKPVLSGTGSQKVGVKKALVFYGGKPPKGIKTNWVMHEYRLIPDDRNKYKPAADHSDILANKKGSSRLDDWVLCRIYKKKMNPQRPILDHESCESLNELMLPSFGQLQSPNKLPSLGLKASTTSNTYGSFLENDQTMFEGMVPDHNTHIQNSPMNNSLSSFPSSAANLLSLKPSFLGSNLYWNSQEGMTNTDGGGTNCSSSSGKRFVTERGDHENVSFPSLLIQFPQNSQASMQQASTLGGNIGDQQGVVRQHEPQSMMNWYSQI from the exons ATGGAGAGCACGGACTCGTCGACGGCGTCGCGGAAGCAGCAGCCTCAGCTGCCGCCAGGGTTTCGCTTCCACCCCACGGATGAAGAGCTGGTGGTTCACTATCTCAAAAATAAAGTTGACGCGGCTCCTCTTCCCGCGGCGATCATAGCTGAAATCGACCTCTACAAATTTGATCCTTGGGAACTCCCTG CTAAGGCATGTTTTGGTGAACAAGAGTGGTACTTCTTTACCCCGAGAGATAGGAAGTACCCAAACGGAGCGAGGCCGAACCGGGCCGCGACGTCAGGATACTGGAAGGCCACCGGAACTGATAAGCCAGTGTTGAGCGGCACTGGAAGTCAGAAAGTAGGGGTTAAAAAGGCACTGGTGTTTTATGGTGGAAAGCCGCCGAAAGGGATCAAAACTAACTGGGTCATGCATGAGTATAGACTGATTCCGGATGATCGTAACAAGTACAAGCCTGCTGCTGATCATTCTGATATTTTAGCCAATAAGAAGGGATCCTCGAGG CTCGATGATTGGGTCCTGTGTAGAATCtacaagaagaagatgaatccgcAGAGGCCAATTCTGGATCACGAGAGCTGTGAATCTCTGAATGAGCTGATGCTACCATCATTCGGGCAGTTACAGAGTCCTAACAAACTCCCATCATTAGGGCTTAAAGCCTCCACCACATCCAACACTTACGGTTCATTTCTCGAAAATGACCAAACTATGTTCGAAGGGATGGTACCAGACCATAATACTCATATTCAAAACTCTCCCATGAACAATTCGCTCTCTTCCTTTCCTTCAAGCGCCGCGAATCTCCTCTCCTTAAAACCTAGCTTCCTGGGTTCAAATTTGTACTGGAACAGCCAAGAGGGCATGACGAATACAGATGGTGGAGGTACTAATTGTTCTTCGAGCTCGGGCAAGAGATTTGTTACGGAGAGGGGAGATCACGAAAATGTGTCGTTTCCAAGTTTGTTGATTCAGTTTCCGCAAAACTCTCAGGCTTCAATGCAGCAGGCTTCAACGCTGGGAGGGAATATTGGTGATCAACAAGGTGTTGTTAGACAACATGAGCCACAAAGTATGATGAATTGGTACTCTCAGATATAA